The following are encoded in a window of Microcaecilia unicolor chromosome 7, aMicUni1.1, whole genome shotgun sequence genomic DNA:
- the MYLPF gene encoding myosin regulatory light chain 2, skeletal muscle isoform, protein MPAKRAKRKAAAEGGSSNVFSMFDQTQIQEFKEAFTVIDQNRDGIIDKEDLRDTFAAMGRLNVKNEELDEMIKEANGPINFTVFLTMFGEKLKGADPEDVITGAFKILDHEGKGSIKKQFLEELLTTQCDRFSKEEIKNMWTAFPPDVAGNVDYKNICYVLTHGEEKDQE, encoded by the exons ATG CCAGCAAAGAGGGCCAAAAGAAAGGCAGCAGCAGAGGGCGGTTCTTCCAATGTCTTCTCCATGTTCGACCAAACCCAAATTCAGGAGTTCAAAGAG GCTTTCACTGTAATTGACCAGAACAGAGATGGCATCATTGACAAGGAAGATCTGAGGGACACTTTTGCTGCCATGG gtCGTCTTAACGTGAAGAATGAGGAGCTAGATGAGATGATCAAGGAGGCCAATGGCCCCATCAACTTCACTGTCTTTCTTACCATGTTTGGTGAGAAGTTGAAGG GTGCTGATCCTGAGGATGTCATCACAGGAGCTTTCAAAATCCTAGACCATGAGGGCAAAGGCTCAATCAAGAAGCAATT ccttGAGGAGCTGTTGACTACCCAGTGTGACAGATTCTCAAAGGAGGAG ATCAAGAACATGTGGACTGCATTCCCCCCAGATGTAGCTGGCAATGTGGACTACAAGAACATCTGCTATGTCCTCACCCATGGAGAGGAGAAAGACCAGGAATAG